One part of the Vicia villosa cultivar HV-30 ecotype Madison, WI linkage group LG6, Vvil1.0, whole genome shotgun sequence genome encodes these proteins:
- the LOC131611987 gene encoding probable protein phosphatase 2C 65: MGGCCSHDVSVQGKVESEGDDGEYDYEDEKSNDHVTYENDGSMVKLRGFSKAVSMYTQQGKKGINQDSMTVWEDYTGEQGMILCGVFDGHGPLGHKVSQFIRDNLPLKLAAAIKMAQQKANRYYDATDADTETFEDVHNVSNRRNNISLASWEGCFLKSFDEMDEHLAQEINTDSYCSGCTAVTLIKQGDQLIVGNLGDSRAILCTRDRDQLIPVQLTVDLKPDIPSEASRIFNCEGRVFAAEEEPDVYRIWMPDDDCPGLAMSRAFGDFCLKDYGLIAAPDVFYRKITKQDEFVVLATDGIWDVLTNSEVVNIVASAPRKSIAAKLLVKRAVRAWRYKYPGSKVDDCAAICLFLDDQPVLSHSQSSMNRKSRHHRSSKRAKSQRNEDNETVAGKVGVELDEEWKALGGLARANSISRLPRLARIMSKRQSSKRLNGS, from the exons ATGGGTGGCTGTTGCAGCCACGATGTTTCTGTTCAAGGCAAAGTGGAAAGCGAGGGGGATGATGGAGAATATGATTATGAGGATGAGAAGAGTAATGATCATGTCACGTATGAAAATGATGGATCAATGGTTAAATTAAGAGGATTTTCCAAAGCTGTTTCTATGTATACTCAACAGGGTAAGAAAGGTATCAACCAAGATTCAATGACTGTTTGGGAG GATTATACCGGAGAACAAGGCATGATCTTATGTGGCGTGTTTGATGGTCATGGTCCTCTAGGCCACAAGGTTTCACAGTTTATTCGCGACAATCTACCGTTGAAACTGGCTGCAGCAATCAAAATGGCGCAACAGAAAGCCAACCGATACTATGATGCTACCGATGCAGATACCGAGACTTTTGAGGATGTCCACAACGTTAGTAACCGTCGCAATAACATATCGCTTGCTTCGTGGGAAGGATGTTTTCTGAAATCGTTCGATGAAATGGATGAACATCTTGCTCAGGAAATTAATACTGATAGCTATTGCAGCGGTTGCACAGCTGTAACTTTAATTAAACAG GGTGACCAGTTGATAGTTGGAAATTTGGGCGATTCTCGCGCGATTCTTTGTACAAGGGATAGAGATCAACTTATACCTGTTCAACTTACCGTTGATTTAAAACCCGATATTCCAA GTGAAGCTTCGAGAATATTTAACTGTGAAGGAAGGGTTTTCGCTGCGGAAGAAGAACCAGATGTATACAGAATATGGATGCCTGATGATGACTGTCCTGGACTAGCCATGTCAAGAGCCTTCGGAGATTTTTGCTTAAAAGATTATGGCCTAATTGCAGCTCCAGATGTGTTTTACAGAAAAATTACCAAACAAGATGAATTTGTTGTCTTGGCAACTGATGGG atatGGGATGTGCTGACAAACAGTGAAGTAGTAAACATAGTTGCTTCGGCACCAAGGAAGTCCATCGCAGCAAAGTTGTTAGTAAAGCGCGCTGTGAGGGCATGGAGATACAAGTATCCGGGATCGAAGGTTGACGATTGTGCAGCCATATGTTTGTTTCTTGACGATCAACCTGTTTTGTCGCATTCTCAATCGAGTATGAATAGAAAAAGTCGACATCATCGCAGCAGCAAGCGCGCGAAATCACAGAGAAACGAAGACAACGAAACCGTGGCAGGAAAAGTTGGTGTTGAACTGGATGAAGAATGGAAAGCTCTTGGAGGGTTAGCTAGAGCAAACTCAATATCAAGACTTCCAAGGCTTGCTAGAATTATGAGTAAAAGACAATCATCTAAGCGACTTAATGGAAGTTGA
- the LOC131611988 gene encoding aldose reductase-like, with the protein MAKTVKPHEPKTHSFNLLSGHSIPAIGLGTWKSGSEASNSVFTAITEAGYRHIDTAAQYGVQEEVGNALQSAMQAGVERKDLFITSKIWCTDLTPERVRPALNKTLQELQLDYLDLYLIHWPFRLNDGASRPPKAGDVMEFDMEGVWREMEKLVKENLVKDIGICNFTLAKLDKLLNVAQIRPSVCQMEMHPGWRNSKMLEACKDNGIHVTAYSPLGSSDGGRDLIHDQTVDRIAKKLNKSPGQVLVKWAIQRGTSVIPKSTNPNRIKENVVVFNWEVPPQDFKNLSNIPDQRRVLDGEDLFVNKSEGPLKSVEDIWDHED; encoded by the exons ATGGCAAAAACAGTTAAGCCACATGAACCAAAGACACATTCATTTAATCTCTTGAGTGGACATAGCATTCCTGCTATTGGATTGGGCACATGGAAATCTGGTTCAGAAGCTAGCAATTCTGTCTTCACAGCCATTACTGAG GCTGGTTATAGACACATTGACACTGCTGCTCAGTATGGTGTTCAAGAAGAGGTTGGAAATGCACTTCAATCTGCCATGCAAGCAGGTGTGGAAAGGAAGGATCTGTTTATCACCTCCAAGATATG GTGCACTGACTTGACACCTGAAAGGGTAAGACCTGCACTCAACAAGACTCTTCAAGAACTCCAACTTGACTACCTTGATCTTTACTTG ATTCATTGGCCATTTCGGTTGAATGATGGGGCTAGCAGGCCTCCTAAAGCAGGAGATGTGATGGAGTTTGACATGGAAGGAGTGTGGAGAGAAATGGAGAAGCTTGTTAAGGAAAATCTTGTCAAAGACATTGGAATATGCAACTTCACTCTTGCTAAACTTGACAAGCTACTCAATGTTGCTCAAATAAGGCCTTCTGTATGCCAG ATGGAGATGCATCCTGGATGGAGAAATAGTAAGATGCTTGAGGCTTGCAAGGACAACGGCATCCATGTTACG GCCTATTCACCACTGGGATCATCAGATGGTGGGAGAGATTTGATCCATGATCAAACTGTTGATAGGATAGCCAAGAAATTGAACAAGAGTCCAGGGCAGGTGTTGGTGAAATGGGCAATCCAAAGAGGAACAAGTGTCATCCCTAAATCTACCAACCCAAATAGGATCAAAGAGAATGTGGTTGTTTTCAACTGGGAAGTTCCACCACAAGACTTCAAAAACCTTAGCAACATACCTGATCAG AGGAGAGTTTTGGATGGGGAAGACCTCTTTGTGAATAAGAGTGAAGGGCCATTGAAAAGTGTAGAAGATATCTGGGACCATGAAGATTAA